A stretch of the Aricia agestis chromosome 15, ilAriAges1.1, whole genome shotgun sequence genome encodes the following:
- the LOC121734045 gene encoding metaxin-1 isoform X1, producing the protein MASIELDIWRGEWGLASIDLECLKVLTYMKFIGVPVKVREVSNPFFTPKGTLPVVRDGRKVLTNFEEVVDYLKTLHYSTDLHLNTKQAAEASAFTQYLKDKLYPAYQYCWWVDEKNYGDLTRPTYAKALQLPFNFYYPSRYQNAAKDMIEALFGEHADLREIERTAFLEAEKCLKTLSDRLGESEYFFGNRPTSFDAVVFAYLAPLVKAPFPNPTLANHVKAINNLSRFVARISQKNFRNVTDEYNKQNAKKKSAGTQSESEIANFPNQTRNKILAALFAAIAMTGFAVANGMFQKWAAWSWQRVMLVNRYRIAKKHYEKIKKIKAMKSNEETGAT; encoded by the exons atgGCTAGTATAGAATTAGACATATGGCGAGGAGAATGGGGTTTAGCTTCAATTGATTTAGAATGCCTAAAAGTTTTG acgTATATGAAATTTATCGGCGTGCCTGTTAAAGTCAGAGAAGTCAGTAATCCATTTTTCACACCAAAAGGCACTCTTCCAGTCGTTAGGGATGGGAGGAAGGTACTGACAAATTTTGAAGAAGTTGTTGACTATCTGAAGACTTTG CATTACAGCACTGATCTTCATTTGAACACAAAACAGGCAGCAGAAGCCAGTGCTTTCACTCAATATTTGAAAGACAAGTTGTATCCAGCTTATCAGTACTGCTGGTGGGTAGACGAGAAGAACTATGGAGATTTGACCAGACCCACATATGCGAAGGCCTTGCAGCTACCATTTAATTTTTACTACCCATCAAGATATCAGAATGCCGCCAAAGACATGATAGAAGCTCTGTTTGGAGAACACGCAGACTTGAGAGAAATCGAAAGAACT GCATTTCTTGAAGCAGAAAAGTGCCTTAAAACTTTGTCGGACAGGCTCGGGGAGAGCGAATATTTCTTTGGAAACCGACCTACGTCATTCGATGCTGTTGTGTTTGCTTACCTGGCACCTTTGGTCAAAGCACCCTTTCCAAATCCCACACTAGCTAATCATGTTAAAGCAATTAATAATTTGAGTAGGTTTGTGGCAAGGATTAGTCAGAAAAATTTTAGAAATGTCACAGACG AATACAACAAGCAGAATGCAAAAAAGAAGTCAGCGGGCACACAGTCTGAGAGTGAAATAGCAAATTTTCCAAACCagacaagaaataaaatattagcagCACTGTTTGCAGCTATTGCTATGACTGGCTTTGCTGTTGCTAATGGAATGTTCCAA AAGTGGGCAGCCTGGAGTTGGCAGCGAGTGATGCTGGTCAACCGATACCGCATCGCTAAGAAACATTAcgaaaagattaaaaaaataaaagctatGAAGTCCAACGAAGAAACTGGAGCCACATGA
- the LOC121734045 gene encoding metaxin-1 isoform X2: protein MASIELDIWRGEWGLASIDLECLKVLTYMKFIGVPVKVREVSNPFFTPKGTLPVVRDGRKVLTNFEEVVDYLKTLHYSTDLHLNTKQAAEASAFTQYLKDKLYPAYQYCWWVDEKNYGDLTRPTYAKALQLPFNFYYPSRYQNAAKDMIEALFGEHADLREIERTAFLEAEKCLKTLSDRLGESEYFFGNRPTSFDAVVFAYLAPLVKAPFPNPTLANHVKAINNLSRFVARISQKNFRNVTDEYNKQNAKKKSAGTQSESEIANFPNQTRNKILAALFAAIAMTGFAVANGMFQDMKEFQHSQDYSEMFENEEDN from the exons atgGCTAGTATAGAATTAGACATATGGCGAGGAGAATGGGGTTTAGCTTCAATTGATTTAGAATGCCTAAAAGTTTTG acgTATATGAAATTTATCGGCGTGCCTGTTAAAGTCAGAGAAGTCAGTAATCCATTTTTCACACCAAAAGGCACTCTTCCAGTCGTTAGGGATGGGAGGAAGGTACTGACAAATTTTGAAGAAGTTGTTGACTATCTGAAGACTTTG CATTACAGCACTGATCTTCATTTGAACACAAAACAGGCAGCAGAAGCCAGTGCTTTCACTCAATATTTGAAAGACAAGTTGTATCCAGCTTATCAGTACTGCTGGTGGGTAGACGAGAAGAACTATGGAGATTTGACCAGACCCACATATGCGAAGGCCTTGCAGCTACCATTTAATTTTTACTACCCATCAAGATATCAGAATGCCGCCAAAGACATGATAGAAGCTCTGTTTGGAGAACACGCAGACTTGAGAGAAATCGAAAGAACT GCATTTCTTGAAGCAGAAAAGTGCCTTAAAACTTTGTCGGACAGGCTCGGGGAGAGCGAATATTTCTTTGGAAACCGACCTACGTCATTCGATGCTGTTGTGTTTGCTTACCTGGCACCTTTGGTCAAAGCACCCTTTCCAAATCCCACACTAGCTAATCATGTTAAAGCAATTAATAATTTGAGTAGGTTTGTGGCAAGGATTAGTCAGAAAAATTTTAGAAATGTCACAGACG AATACAACAAGCAGAATGCAAAAAAGAAGTCAGCGGGCACACAGTCTGAGAGTGAAATAGCAAATTTTCCAAACCagacaagaaataaaatattagcagCACTGTTTGCAGCTATTGCTATGACTGGCTTTGCTGTTGCTAATGGAATGTTCCAA GACATGAAAGAATTCCAGCATTCCCAAGACTACAGTGAGATGTTTGAGAATGAAGAAGACAACTGA
- the LOC121734043 gene encoding myotubularin-related protein 10-B, translating into MNDAKENFKSYIYPKNNGEKNGSLPEPKPKLLLGELVTGQAEQVSLLPALSDGRGRTGSLFITNYKLSFVPLDTHPSDEYGQKNYLLGPFDVPLTCVGALWQTDGGPNRRRRLLPRSDVPPKLKGLQIVCKNMKVLSFNFSRSPLGHGRQVALALLHHAHPRRHDLLFAFECRAPRRSPAPAPPSPLAYLRPADWRREIERTDTQHYRITCINGTSDAFMLSAGEALVVPRSALDWHVADAARHFRGGRVPVWTWGRGGAALLRCAELLPTERAPTAESVLLEQVRRSHPKLTPPHVMHLCGAGSGVGGGARLALPPLETLNAAYKKLVDLCTPTTLSIFWMQDSQYYSILDSSGWLRYVACCIALADEAAAHLANNETVVLQEGDGVDYCAVVSSLTQLMLDDHCRTIDGFQALIQKEWIALGHPFADRFGLPRPGGEEAGTPAPVFHLFLDCVWQLQRLWPTACEFTETYLTSLADSAHNHLFDTFLFNSPRDRELAVANRDYVQRPVWDWEEQFSDADIALFYNPLYERGADSRLTLNWSGSASGAASLAGAALASVEVWSQRYERWLPPLDAPHHPLHCLYRAHAQQTQRLSSRLSTISISSTRSVVPWPVSRFYPFGRGAGAAPLDVRDPVDADDLLDSQSLLNAPD; encoded by the exons GAGAGCTGGTGACCGGCCAAGCGGAGCAGGTGTCGCTGCTGCCGGCGTTGAGCGACGGTCGCGGCCGCACCGGCTCGCTCTTCATCACCAACTACAAGCTGTCCTTCGTGCCGCTGGACACGCACCCCAGCGAC GAGTATGGTCAGAAGAACTACCTACTTGGGCCTTTCGACGTGCCCCTGACGTGCGTGGGGGCACTCTGGCAGACGGACGGGGGCCCCAACAGGCGGAGACGGCTGTTGCCCCGCTCCGATGTGCCTCCTAAACTGAAGGGACTGCAGATTGTCTGTAAG AACATGAAGGTACTATCGTTCAACTTCTCCCGCTCGCCGCTGGGCCACGGGCGGCAGGTGGCGCTGGCGCTACTCCACCACGCCCACCCGCGCCGCCACGACCTGCTGTTCGCGTTCGAGTGCCGCGCCCCTCGCCGcagccccgcccccgccccgccctCCCCGCTCGCCTACCTCCGCCCCGCGGACTGGCGACGCGAGATCGAGCGGACGGATACACAGCACTATCGGATCACGT GTATAAACGGCACATCGGACGCGTTCATGCTGTCCGCTGGCGAGGCGCTAGTGGTCCCGCGGTCGGCGCTGGACTGGCACGTGGCGGACGCGGCGCGGCACTTCCGCGGCGGGCGCGTGCCGGTGTGGACGTGGGGGCGAGGCGGCGCGGCGCTGCTGCGGTGCGCCGAGCTCCTCCCCACCGAGCGCGCGCCCACGGCCGAGAGCGTGCTGCTCGAGCAG gTTCGCCGATCCCATCCGAAGCTGACGCCTCCCCACGTGATGCACCTGTGCGGGGCGGGGTCCGGCGTGGGGGGCGGGGCCCGTCTCGCCCTCCCCCCGCTAGAGACGCTCAACGCGGCGTACAAGAAGCTAGTGGATCTGTGTACGCCGACCACGCTGTCTATATTCTGG ATGCAAGACTCCCAGTACTACTCGATCCTGGACAGCAGCGGGTGGCTGCGGTATGTGGCGTGCTGCATCGCGCTCGCGGACGAGGCCGCAGCACACCTCGCCAACAACGAGACTGTCGTGCTGCAGGAAG GTGACGGCGTGGACTACTGCGCGGTGGTGTCATCGCTAACACAGCTGATGCTGGACGACCACTGCCGCACGATAGACGGATTCCAGGCGCTCATACAGAAGGAGTGGATCGCGCTTGGACATCCCTTCGCGGACAG ATTCGGTCTCCCACGGCCGGGGGGCGAGGAGGCGGGGACGCCGGCGCCGGTATTCCACTTATTCCTGGACTGCGTGTGGCAGCTCCAACGGCTATGGCCGACAGCCTGCGAGTTCACGGAGACCTACCTCACTTCGCTGGCTGATTCCGCCCACAATCATCTCTTTGATACCTTCCTCTTTAACTCTCCGAGGGACCGGGAACTGGCTGTCGCTAACAGG GATTACGTCCAGCGGCCGGTGTGGGATTGGGAGGAGCAGTTCTCCGACGCGGACATCGCGCTCTTCTACAACCCGCTCTACGAACGCGGCGCCGACTCGAGACTCA CTTTAAACTGGAGCGGCTCAGCGTCTGGCGCGGCGTCGCTGGCGGGCGCGGCGTTGGCGAGCGTGGAGGTGTGGTCGCAGCGGTACGAGCGCTGGCTACCGCCGCTCGACGCGCCGCACCACCCGCTACACTGTCTGTACCGGGCGCACGCACAACAG ACGCAACGTCTCAGCTCCCGTCTATCCACGATATCGATATCGAGCACGCGGTCGGTGGTGCCGTGGCCGGTGTCGCGATTCTACCCGTTCGGGCGCGGTGCGGGCGCGGCGCCGCTCGACGTGCGGGATCCCGTCGACGCGGACGACCTGCTCGACTCACAGTCGCTACTCAACGCGCCGGATTAG